In Solobacterium moorei, a single genomic region encodes these proteins:
- a CDS encoding DeoR/GlpR family DNA-binding transcription regulator: MKVDYKIVQKRRDDIMMIIQKLGDVTVKQLMNDFDVSEITIRRDLQYWEDRGAIIRYHGGAKIIQHMVDHDNSDFTNKRYKHAIAKMAASYIEDGDTIFINTSSTALLIPQYILNKRCTIITNNAKMVLVKHSPLISIVLTGGELRYPKEAMVGDFALNNLHKIRANKCFLGCSGISSTSGITTAIFSETAINETMVRNTLGSIFIVCDYTKIGQTHNYISASVNKLNYLITDINAPDEELVKIQDANPTMMIHKVEPLSSAAINQE, from the coding sequence ATGAAAGTAGATTATAAGATTGTTCAAAAACGTCGTGATGATATTATGATGATTATTCAAAAATTAGGAGATGTTACTGTAAAGCAGTTAATGAATGATTTTGATGTTTCAGAGATTACAATTCGTCGTGACTTACAGTACTGGGAAGATCGCGGAGCTATTATCCGTTACCATGGTGGTGCAAAAATCATCCAACACATGGTTGACCACGATAATAGTGACTTTACAAATAAGCGCTATAAACATGCAATCGCAAAAATGGCAGCAAGTTACATCGAAGATGGCGATACCATATTTATCAACACAAGTTCTACCGCCCTACTCATCCCACAGTATATTTTAAATAAGCGTTGTACTATTATTACCAATAACGCGAAGATGGTTCTAGTTAAACATAGTCCCTTAATTAGCATTGTGTTAACAGGTGGTGAACTGCGCTATCCAAAGGAAGCGATGGTTGGTGATTTTGCACTGAATAATCTACATAAGATACGCGCAAATAAATGTTTCTTGGGTTGTAGTGGTATTAGTAGCACAAGTGGTATTACAACTGCAATCTTCTCCGAAACAGCAATCAACGAAACAATGGTCAGAAATACTCTTGGTAGTATCTTCATTGTTTGTGACTATACAAAAATTGGTCAAACACACAATTATATTTCTGCCAGTGTAAACAAACTAAATTATCTGATCACAGATATTAATGCGCCTGATGAAGAACTAGTAAAAATTCAGGATGCTAATCCTACAATGATGATTCACAAAGTTGAGCCTCTTAGTTCTGCCGCAATCAATCAAGAATAA
- a CDS encoding phosphatase PAP2 family protein, whose translation MEWLKDCLNKRFFKIPVYGYIAGIGMFIMQRYMYLWTNDISLALGIGWHTTKIAWLDDLIPLFLPFITVYILSYFFWIYGPMAVAKNGTKEHFKDFLVGMSVAYLIGAIVFTVYPTRMDRVAENLLNDNPGVLNQALQWIYNMDGGRYGTNLAPSYHCLISTCCYMGVARRPEYANSYRIFSAVFCVLIFASTVLCKQHYFIDIPAGIIIAYISMKLAMKHHWGKVLTF comes from the coding sequence ATGGAATGGTTAAAAGACTGTTTAAATAAGAGGTTTTTCAAGATTCCGGTGTATGGATATATCGCTGGAATCGGCATGTTTATTATGCAGAGATATATGTATCTTTGGACAAATGATATTAGTCTTGCCTTAGGGATAGGGTGGCATACAACCAAGATTGCATGGCTAGATGATTTGATACCACTATTTCTTCCGTTCATTACTGTTTATATCTTGTCGTATTTTTTCTGGATTTATGGTCCAATGGCCGTTGCAAAGAATGGAACGAAGGAACATTTCAAAGATTTCTTAGTTGGAATGTCTGTGGCATACTTGATAGGTGCGATTGTATTTACAGTCTATCCTACACGTATGGACCGTGTTGCGGAGAACCTTCTCAATGATAATCCTGGTGTGTTAAATCAAGCGCTTCAGTGGATTTACAATATGGATGGTGGCCGCTATGGTACAAACCTAGCGCCAAGTTACCATTGTTTGATTAGTACTTGTTGTTATATGGGAGTCGCAAGACGCCCTGAGTATGCGAATTCCTATCGTATCTTCTCCGCAGTATTCTGCGTATTGATTTTCGCAAGTACAGTATTATGTAAACAACATTATTTCATTGATATTCCTGCAGGAATTATCATTGCGTATATTTCAATGAAACTAGCAATGAAACATCATTGGGGAAAAGTTTTAACATTTTAA
- the brnQ gene encoding branched-chain amino acid transport system II carrier protein → MKKLTTKEYLLLGSMLFGMFFGAGNLIFPVYMGQLSGANSIPAIIGFCITGVGLPLLGIAAIGISKSEGLFDAAKKVSTWFSYFFTVILYLSIGPLFAIPRTATVSFTTGITPFISSNQTQLGLFIYTLIFFALVLLFSLRPSKIMTWIGKYINSIFLVLLFCLLVMAFVKPIGSFTNVQPTGGYISHSFSTGLLEGYNTMDALASLAFAIVLINAIKEFHIKDAKEIAKITLRSGVLAVALMAIIYFGLTILGAQSVLLQGTSENGGVALAILAKHYYDAVGNVLLAGIMIFACLKTAIGLVTSCAETFVEVFPKTVSYRTYAVGFTLISFLLSNFGLDRILKYSLPALLFLYPITIVFIFLLLVGSFVGENKIIYQSTIIATIIAAFIDTFSKPSYTFMHSAFTEGLVNLYQKLPMYEIGFAWVIFSLIGFVVGFLLSKMTKNSHKTIFRYMHSAGKLGLQKKKDLKQLYK, encoded by the coding sequence ATGAAAAAATTAACAACAAAAGAATATCTATTACTTGGATCAATGTTGTTTGGGATGTTTTTTGGTGCAGGTAATTTGATTTTCCCAGTATATATGGGACAGCTATCAGGTGCCAATAGTATTCCAGCCATCATTGGTTTCTGTATAACAGGTGTTGGGCTACCACTACTTGGAATCGCCGCAATTGGCATTTCAAAGAGCGAAGGGTTATTTGATGCGGCAAAGAAGGTATCTACATGGTTTAGTTACTTCTTTACTGTCATTCTTTATTTAAGTATTGGTCCATTATTTGCAATTCCAAGAACAGCGACAGTTAGTTTTACAACTGGTATTACACCATTTATTTCATCTAATCAAACACAACTTGGATTATTTATCTATACACTGATTTTCTTTGCGCTAGTACTATTATTCTCTTTGCGTCCATCGAAGATTATGACTTGGATTGGAAAATATATTAACTCTATCTTCTTAGTATTATTATTCTGCTTATTGGTAATGGCATTTGTAAAACCTATTGGTTCCTTTACAAATGTACAACCTACAGGTGGCTATATATCGCATTCGTTTTCTACTGGCCTTTTAGAAGGCTATAATACCATGGATGCTTTGGCATCTCTTGCATTTGCGATTGTACTAATTAACGCAATCAAAGAATTTCATATCAAAGACGCAAAAGAAATTGCGAAGATTACACTCAGAAGTGGAGTACTAGCAGTTGCATTAATGGCAATTATCTATTTTGGATTAACGATTTTAGGTGCTCAATCTGTTTTATTACAAGGTACAAGTGAAAATGGTGGTGTTGCCTTAGCTATCCTTGCAAAACATTATTATGATGCTGTTGGTAATGTACTACTTGCAGGAATTATGATTTTTGCATGTTTAAAGACAGCGATTGGTCTCGTAACTTCATGTGCAGAAACATTTGTTGAGGTATTCCCAAAGACAGTATCGTATCGTACTTATGCGGTTGGTTTTACACTAATTTCATTCCTATTATCAAACTTTGGATTGGATCGTATTCTCAAGTACTCATTACCTGCATTACTATTCTTATATCCAATTACGATTGTATTTATCTTCTTGTTGTTGGTTGGCAGCTTTGTAGGGGAAAATAAGATTATCTATCAATCTACGATTATCGCAACAATTATCGCTGCATTTATAGATACCTTCTCTAAGCCATCCTATACATTCATGCATAGTGCATTTACGGAGGGACTAGTTAATCTATATCAGAAATTACCAATGTATGAGATTGGATTTGCGTGGGTAATCTTCTCTCTGATTGGATTCGTCGTTGGTTTCTTATTATCTAAGATGACAAAAAATAGCCATAAGACTATTTTTCGTTACATGCATTCTGCTGGTAAACTTGGACTTCAGAAAAAGAAGGATCTAAAACAACTTTACAAATAA
- the ulaG gene encoding L-ascorbate 6-phosphate lactonase, which translates to MPKVNEITRESWILGAFPEWGTWLNEEIDNTVVEPGTFSMWWLGCVGVWFKTENDTNIAIDLWFGNGKRTQKVSSMAPYHQMRNMMGVENLQPNLRAAPIVYDPFGVTKCDAVLATHYHNDHIDPFFAAAVLKNCSDDVPFIGPLECVKKWVGWGVPEERCKVVKPGDIITIKDTKIHVLESYDRTCLVTTEVGEDIAGICPTNMDQKAVNYLIEMPAGTVYHTGDSHYSICYADIGKKYNIDIAFGAYGENPVGCQDKMTSVDMCRMGEATNAKVIIPLHHDVWTNMKADPEEIMLVYNFKKDVLKYKFHPFIWDVGGKYTWPLDKDLLKFHYRRGFEDCFTKERNVPFPSIL; encoded by the coding sequence ATGCCAAAAGTAAATGAAATTACAAGGGAGTCTTGGATTTTAGGCGCATTCCCAGAATGGGGGACATGGCTAAATGAAGAGATTGACAACACAGTTGTTGAACCTGGTACATTTTCAATGTGGTGGTTGGGATGTGTAGGTGTATGGTTTAAGACAGAAAATGATACAAACATCGCAATCGACTTATGGTTTGGCAATGGAAAGAGAACACAAAAAGTATCATCCATGGCCCCATACCATCAAATGCGAAATATGATGGGCGTTGAAAATCTACAGCCTAATCTGCGTGCAGCACCAATTGTTTATGATCCATTTGGTGTAACAAAGTGTGATGCAGTATTAGCGACTCATTATCATAACGATCATATCGATCCATTCTTTGCGGCAGCTGTATTAAAGAACTGTAGTGATGATGTGCCGTTTATTGGACCATTGGAGTGTGTGAAAAAGTGGGTCGGCTGGGGCGTTCCAGAAGAGCGCTGTAAGGTTGTTAAGCCAGGGGATATAATTACAATCAAGGATACAAAGATTCATGTATTAGAGTCCTACGACAGAACATGTCTAGTCACAACGGAAGTTGGTGAAGATATTGCAGGTATCTGCCCTACAAACATGGATCAAAAAGCAGTCAACTACTTAATTGAGATGCCTGCAGGAACTGTATATCATACTGGTGATTCACACTATAGTATCTGCTATGCGGATATCGGTAAGAAGTACAATATTGATATTGCCTTCGGTGCGTATGGTGAAAATCCTGTAGGATGCCAAGATAAGATGACATCTGTTGATATGTGCAGAATGGGTGAAGCGACTAACGCAAAGGTAATTATTCCTTTGCACCATGATGTATGGACAAATATGAAAGCGGATCCTGAAGAAATAATGTTAGTATATAACTTCAAGAAGGATGTGCTAAAGTACAAGTTCCATCCATTCATTTGGGATGTAGGTGGTAAGTATACATGGCCATTAGATAAGGACTTATTGAAGTTCCACTATCGTCGTGGATTTGAAGACTGCTTTACAAAGGAACGCAATGTTCCATTCCCAAGTATTTTATAA
- a CDS encoding PTS sugar transporter subunit IIA, translating into MLLQEILDNHLTSYHQEFPTWQDAIKGCGETLIEQGFIDNRYVEAIIKCVTEYGPYIVICPNVAMPHSTLGAEGVYKTGIGFMKVEKPVAFDDNDREKDARLFFTLAAINHDQHLNNMMQLSELLMNEEVVNDLLEIHNDDDLRKVIEKYK; encoded by the coding sequence ATGTTACTACAAGAAATACTAGATAATCATCTGACTAGCTACCATCAAGAATTTCCAACCTGGCAAGATGCCATCAAGGGTTGTGGGGAAACGTTGATTGAACAAGGATTCATCGATAATCGCTATGTAGAAGCAATCATTAAATGTGTTACAGAATATGGACCATACATTGTGATTTGTCCTAATGTAGCAATGCCGCATTCTACGCTAGGTGCAGAGGGTGTATACAAAACTGGTATTGGTTTTATGAAGGTAGAGAAGCCAGTTGCGTTCGATGATAATGATAGAGAAAAAGACGCAAGGCTATTCTTTACACTCGCTGCTATTAATCACGATCAACATCTAAATAATATGATGCAGCTATCTGAACTATTAATGAATGAAGAGGTCGTAAATGACCTATTAGAAATTCACAATGATGACGACTTAAGAAAGGTCATCGAAAAATACAAATAA
- a CDS encoding HIRAN domain-containing protein, producing the protein MKEAYITVTGTFYRYGTEMVEKGDILYLKKDTNNEYDTESIQVNHIPFGKIGYVANSVRTVIGECMSAGRLYDKIGQTAEAVVTFKSQDYIICKVVLDPSFSEVQVYQQNACNEK; encoded by the coding sequence ATGAAAGAAGCTTATATAACAGTTACAGGAACATTCTACCGCTACGGTACAGAAATGGTTGAAAAAGGAGACATTCTTTATCTCAAGAAAGATACAAATAACGAATACGATACTGAATCCATTCAGGTAAATCACATCCCCTTTGGTAAAATCGGTTATGTCGCAAATAGCGTTCGAACTGTGATTGGAGAATGCATGAGTGCTGGTAGACTCTATGACAAAATTGGACAAACTGCAGAAGCAGTCGTAACCTTCAAATCACAGGATTATATTATTTGTAAAGTTGTTTTAGATCCTTCTTTTTCTGAAGTCCAAGTTTACCAGCAGAATGCATGTAACGAAAAATAG
- a CDS encoding PTS ascorbate transporter subunit IIC: MSVLYGIWVWFASNILTKPAYFIGLIVLIGYILQKKTWYDSLAGFIKATVGFLILSVGSGGLVSNFRPILVGLKDRFNLDAMVIDPYFGQNAVQSAMEGIGRSFSQVMFLLLIAFIFNLVLVKFNKITKLRAVFTTGHVQMQQAATAFWLILFCFPQLGDTPMLIIMSLILGLYWAVGSNLTVEISQDLTDGGGFCVAHQQMFGIAFFSYLSKKIFGNKKNSKRIEDIQLPGFMSIFNENMVSTAILMMIFFGAIMAVLGKDYFIETKVLKEGASFFMYVVDTSLKFAVYLAILQLGVRTFVTELTNSFQGISNTFLPGAVPGIDCAATYGFGSPNAVTIGFLFGALGQFIAIIALLLLKSPTIVIAGFVPVFFDNATIAVYANNKGGIKAAMLFPFLSGLCQVFGSALIAGAVGLAAHGGYLGMWDWAVVWPIFTVIMKYAGFIGLAIILVVLILIPQLQYRSHPDTYFLCVEDYEAYKEKVKKE, from the coding sequence ATGAGCGTTTTATATGGAATTTGGGTATGGTTCGCAAGTAATATCTTGACCAAACCAGCATACTTTATTGGTTTAATCGTCTTAATTGGTTACATTCTTCAGAAAAAGACTTGGTACGATTCGCTAGCAGGTTTTATTAAGGCAACAGTAGGTTTCTTGATCTTAAGCGTAGGTTCTGGTGGACTAGTAAGTAATTTCAGACCAATCCTTGTTGGATTAAAAGATCGCTTTAACTTAGATGCAATGGTTATCGATCCATACTTCGGACAAAATGCAGTGCAGTCAGCAATGGAAGGAATTGGACGTAGCTTTTCACAAGTAATGTTCCTATTATTAATTGCATTTATCTTTAACTTAGTTCTTGTTAAGTTTAACAAGATTACAAAATTACGTGCAGTATTCACAACAGGTCATGTGCAAATGCAACAGGCCGCAACAGCATTCTGGTTAATTCTATTCTGCTTCCCACAGTTGGGTGATACACCAATGTTAATTATCATGTCACTCATTCTTGGTTTATACTGGGCAGTTGGTTCTAACCTCACAGTTGAAATTTCTCAGGACTTAACAGACGGTGGTGGATTCTGTGTAGCTCACCAGCAAATGTTTGGTATCGCGTTCTTCTCATACTTATCCAAGAAGATATTTGGTAATAAGAAGAATTCTAAGAGAATCGAAGATATCCAATTACCTGGCTTTATGTCAATCTTTAATGAAAACATGGTTTCTACAGCTATCTTAATGATGATTTTCTTCGGAGCTATCATGGCTGTATTAGGTAAGGATTACTTTATTGAAACTAAGGTGCTAAAGGAAGGCGCAAGCTTCTTCATGTATGTGGTTGATACATCACTTAAGTTTGCTGTATATCTAGCTATCTTACAACTTGGTGTACGTACATTCGTAACAGAATTAACAAACTCATTCCAGGGTATTTCCAATACATTCTTACCTGGTGCGGTTCCTGGTATCGACTGTGCAGCTACATATGGATTTGGTAGTCCTAATGCAGTAACTATCGGTTTCTTATTCGGTGCATTAGGTCAGTTTATTGCTATCATCGCATTACTATTATTGAAGTCTCCAACAATTGTTATTGCAGGGTTCGTTCCAGTATTCTTTGATAACGCAACAATCGCTGTATACGCAAATAATAAGGGTGGCATAAAGGCTGCTATGTTATTCCCATTCCTTTCAGGTTTATGCCAGGTATTCGGTAGTGCTTTAATCGCTGGTGCAGTAGGACTTGCGGCTCATGGTGGTTACTTAGGTATGTGGGACTGGGCAGTTGTATGGCCAATCTTCACTGTTATCATGAAGTATGCAGGATTTATTGGTTTAGCAATTATCTTAGTAGTGCTAATCTTGATTCCACAGTTACAATATCGTAGCCATCCAGATACATATTTCTTATGTGTAGAGGATTACGAAGCTTATAAAGAAAAAGTAAAGAAGGAGTGA
- a CDS encoding PTS sugar transporter subunit IIB, which yields MIKVLVACANGAGTSLMMKMRVEKACKDLGVEVSTIHHCSLSEGKSAATQYDVVFCPLNFKNMFTDAEKKGVKICGMKNVLSDKEAQALLKEAGFAE from the coding sequence ATGATTAAAGTTTTAGTCGCATGTGCAAATGGAGCCGGAACATCTTTGATGATGAAGATGAGAGTGGAAAAGGCATGTAAAGATTTAGGTGTAGAGGTATCTACAATTCATCACTGTTCTTTATCAGAAGGTAAGAGTGCGGCAACTCAATATGATGTTGTATTTTGCCCACTAAACTTTAAGAACATGTTTACAGATGCAGAGAAAAAAGGCGTTAAAATCTGCGGTATGAAGAACGTACTATCAGATAAAGAAGCGCAAGCACTTTTAAAAGAAGCAGGCTTTGCAGAATAA
- a CDS encoding M42 family metallopeptidase: MEFNREQIEKNFRQRIKGLSSVFGPSGFEEEVAELIKQNLADSDFTHSTDVLGNLIYHRKGTGSKKILIAAHMDEIGLIIRHIDSKGFIWVDTLGGFAPQQFFGKRVIIKTDEGKHINGIINSLHPGRPDRCTTMPSSVHEFFIEVGCESRQEVLDLGIEEGNAVSIDYPVIELGKHKLGGKALDDRALVFILEEVVRLLQGREDIPDLYAVFTTQEEVGARGAIVAATNIKPDIAIALDMSLATDIPGVPESEYINVLGKGTSIKVMDKLSTCIGGLIAHPQLVHDLKKVAKDNQIPYGIEAYAAGATDASFMQTLNGGIIAGGVQIPMRYVHSYEVVDVRDVVDTVELLYRYILTQA; this comes from the coding sequence ATGGAATTTAATCGTGAACAAATTGAAAAGAACTTCCGCCAGCGTATCAAAGGATTATCATCTGTATTTGGACCTAGCGGTTTTGAAGAAGAAGTCGCAGAACTTATCAAGCAAAACTTAGCTGATTCAGACTTTACACATTCTACAGATGTGCTTGGTAATTTAATTTATCATCGTAAAGGAACAGGTAGTAAGAAGATTCTCATTGCGGCACATATGGATGAAATTGGTTTAATTATTCGTCATATTGATAGTAAAGGATTTATCTGGGTAGATACACTTGGAGGTTTCGCACCTCAACAGTTCTTTGGTAAGCGTGTCATCATTAAGACAGATGAAGGTAAGCATATCAACGGTATTATTAATTCACTCCATCCAGGAAGACCTGATCGTTGTACAACAATGCCATCTTCCGTACATGAATTTTTTATTGAAGTAGGTTGTGAATCTCGCCAAGAAGTATTAGATCTTGGCATTGAAGAGGGTAATGCAGTTTCGATTGACTATCCAGTAATTGAACTTGGTAAACATAAGTTAGGTGGTAAGGCGCTGGATGATCGTGCACTCGTGTTTATCTTGGAAGAGGTCGTACGTTTACTACAAGGTAGAGAAGATATTCCTGATTTATATGCGGTTTTTACAACCCAAGAAGAGGTAGGCGCTCGTGGTGCTATCGTAGCCGCAACAAATATTAAACCAGATATTGCGATTGCTTTAGATATGAGTCTTGCGACAGATATTCCAGGTGTTCCAGAATCTGAATATATTAACGTATTAGGTAAGGGAACATCCATCAAGGTGATGGATAAACTTTCTACTTGTATCGGTGGCTTGATTGCACATCCACAGCTTGTGCATGATTTAAAGAAAGTTGCGAAGGATAATCAGATTCCATACGGAATTGAAGCGTATGCGGCTGGTGCGACCGATGCAAGCTTTATGCAGACATTAAACGGTGGTATTATCGCTGGTGGTGTTCAGATTCCAATGCGTTATGTACATAGCTATGAAGTCGTCGATGTACGAGATGTCGTTGATACAGTTGAATTATTATATCGATACATCCTTACACAGGCATAG
- a CDS encoding transposase produces MLTVNKNGLDKKRGLSKSQLCIVVAIDCHKNTYAVICGHGKPSASRIFEALKNHIASGSTLVHDGERAHDKLIKELDLKEEFYKANTHDKEYLENMALINNMCSWLKRYIYRFIGMRMTNLQSYLNWFVYLFRVKGAVELWPKMDRILRHLILFNGTYKRNT; encoded by the coding sequence ATTCTAACAGTAAACAAAAATGGCCTAGACAAGAAGAGAGGATTATCTAAGAGCCAACTCTGTATCGTTGTGGCAATCGATTGTCACAAAAATACATACGCTGTTATTTGTGGTCATGGAAAGCCATCTGCTTCACGTATCTTTGAAGCACTAAAGAATCATATCGCTTCCGGATCAACACTAGTACATGATGGCGAAAGAGCACATGACAAGCTGATAAAAGAATTAGATTTGAAAGAAGAATTCTATAAAGCCAATACACACGACAAAGAATATCTAGAGAACATGGCATTGATAAACAATATGTGTTCATGGCTAAAAAGGTATATCTATCGCTTCATTGGGATGAGAATGACTAATCTACAATCCTATTTAAATTGGTTTGTATATCTGTTTAGAGTAAAAGGTGCAGTAGAACTGTGGCCAAAGATGGATAGAATTTTACGACATTTGATATTATTCAACGGAACATATAAGAGAAATACTTGA
- a CDS encoding ABC-F family ATP-binding cassette domain-containing protein: MSILNVEHLSHSFGDRIIFDDVSFRLLKGEHIGLIGANGEGKSTFMKIVTGQLIPEEGKVEWAKHVITGYMDQTAILTKGSTIRMVLQTAFDELFEMESRMNQLYMDMADESISEAQMYDMMSEAGSLADVLNAHDFYMIDAKIDEVSRALGLYDLGLDRDVVDLSGGQRTKVLLAKLLLQKPDILLLDEPTNYLDVEHITWLQKYLQEYENAFILISHDIPFLNSVVNIIYHMDNSALTRYAGNYDKFMEVYEVRKAQKEAAYNRQQKEIAELKDFVARNKARVSTRNMAMSRQKKLDKMELIEKSIEKPKPEFSFRTACTPGRVIFETKQLVIGYDTPLSKPLDFLVERKEKVILSGANGIGKTTLLKSLLGIIPPLSGEIEKDQYLKIGYFEQEVLGENDKTCLQEIWDTFPAWTQYECRAALAKCGLTTKHIESRIQVLSGGEQAKVRLCKLMNRDANILVLDEPTNHLDTDAKDSLKQAILDYQGTVLMVCHEPDFYEGLATRVVDCTEWTTRII; encoded by the coding sequence ATGAGTATATTAAACGTTGAACATTTATCACATAGCTTTGGAGATCGTATCATCTTTGATGATGTGTCTTTTCGATTGTTAAAAGGTGAACATATTGGTTTGATTGGCGCAAATGGTGAAGGTAAATCAACGTTCATGAAAATTGTGACTGGTCAACTCATTCCGGAAGAAGGAAAAGTGGAATGGGCTAAACATGTCATTACAGGATATATGGATCAAACGGCTATTTTAACAAAGGGTAGCACGATACGTATGGTCTTACAGACTGCATTCGATGAACTCTTTGAAATGGAAAGTCGCATGAACCAACTTTATATGGATATGGCTGATGAGTCCATCAGTGAAGCGCAGATGTATGACATGATGAGTGAAGCAGGTTCATTAGCGGATGTATTAAATGCACATGACTTCTATATGATTGATGCGAAGATTGATGAAGTATCACGTGCATTAGGTCTATATGATTTAGGCTTAGATCGAGATGTTGTGGATTTATCAGGTGGTCAACGTACAAAGGTCTTATTAGCGAAGCTTTTACTACAAAAGCCAGATATCTTACTCTTAGATGAACCTACAAACTATCTCGATGTAGAGCATATCACATGGCTACAAAAATACTTACAAGAATATGAGAATGCGTTTATTTTAATTTCTCATGATATTCCATTCTTAAATAGCGTCGTCAATATTATCTATCACATGGATAACAGTGCACTTACAAGATATGCAGGTAACTATGATAAGTTTATGGAAGTCTACGAAGTCCGTAAGGCACAAAAGGAAGCTGCCTATAACCGTCAACAGAAAGAGATTGCGGAGCTTAAGGATTTCGTGGCTAGAAACAAAGCACGTGTCTCTACACGTAATATGGCGATGTCTCGACAGAAGAAACTGGATAAGATGGAGCTGATTGAAAAGAGCATTGAAAAACCAAAGCCAGAATTCTCATTCCGTACTGCATGTACACCTGGTCGGGTCATCTTTGAAACAAAGCAACTCGTGATTGGTTATGATACGCCACTTTCCAAACCACTTGATTTCCTTGTGGAAAGAAAAGAGAAGGTGATTCTAAGTGGTGCCAATGGTATTGGTAAGACAACACTTTTAAAGAGTCTGCTTGGTATCATCCCACCGTTATCCGGTGAGATTGAAAAAGATCAGTACCTAAAGATCGGATACTTTGAACAGGAAGTGCTCGGTGAAAACGATAAAACATGCTTGCAAGAAATTTGGGACACATTCCCAGCATGGACACAATATGAGTGCCGTGCGGCACTTGCCAAGTGTGGCTTAACAACAAAACATATTGAAAGTCGTATTCAAGTACTTTCTGGTGGTGAACAGGCGAAGGTCAGACTGTGTAAGTTGATGAATCGTGATGCGAATATTCTTGTATTAGACGAACCTACAAACCACTTGGATACGGATGCGAAAGATTCATTAAAACAAGCAATATTAGATTATCAAGGAACTGTGCTAATGGTTTGCCATGAGCCAGATTTCTATGAAGGTTTAGCGACTCGTGTTGTTGATTGTACTGAATGGACAACGCGTATTATTTAA